One window of Microbacterium sp. 1S1 genomic DNA carries:
- a CDS encoding thiamine pyrophosphate-binding protein, whose product MSTDTTGDERYADTAGRAVLETIRAYGVTAVFGIPGTHNLELYRPLADLGIRAVTNRHEQGSGYGADGWAQQTGLPGVVITTSGPGLQNAMSAIGTAFCESRPLLVLSPGVPLGAEFADVGTLHETKDATAMVGAIAEWSRRVTTAAEAVQAVHDAFHLFRTGRPRPVHIEIPLDVLEAPAAVPAEDRKPRPMPDRVSGDPIALAEAARLLSAARRPVIVAGGGAVDAAHQLAAVAERLGAPVLTTLNGKAVLDDRHPLSLGSNLRLAAARAVAEDADVLLVVGSKLGEAELWAPRLEARGAVIRVDISPAQRDKNLAATVGLTGDAAAVTDALLPLLPDDPRPPRDVTAERAAIEAESRETAPDVVALAEIIADALPGDAIVAGDSSQIVYMALGSVLRQARPHSLLYTPTYATLGYGLPAAIGAAVAQTERPVVTVIGDGALMFCVNELVTAVEQHLDVTVVCVDNGGYAEIRQNELDRGMAPIGVDLVQPDWAALATAFGATGRRASSRADIAPSIRAAIADGGVQLVHIPQHAL is encoded by the coding sequence CCGTCTTCGGGATCCCCGGCACGCACAACCTGGAGCTGTACCGTCCGCTGGCGGACCTCGGCATCCGCGCGGTGACGAACCGCCACGAGCAGGGATCGGGCTACGGCGCCGACGGCTGGGCGCAGCAGACCGGACTCCCCGGCGTGGTGATCACGACCTCCGGGCCCGGGCTGCAGAACGCGATGAGTGCCATCGGCACCGCGTTCTGCGAGTCACGGCCGCTGCTCGTGCTCTCGCCGGGCGTCCCCCTCGGGGCGGAGTTCGCCGACGTCGGCACGCTCCACGAGACCAAGGACGCGACGGCCATGGTGGGCGCGATCGCCGAGTGGTCGCGGCGGGTGACGACCGCAGCGGAGGCGGTGCAGGCCGTGCACGACGCCTTCCACCTCTTCCGCACGGGCCGTCCCCGTCCCGTGCACATCGAGATCCCGCTCGACGTGCTGGAGGCGCCAGCCGCCGTGCCCGCCGAGGACCGGAAGCCGCGCCCGATGCCCGACCGCGTCTCCGGAGATCCGATCGCGCTCGCCGAGGCCGCCCGGCTGCTGTCCGCCGCCCGCCGCCCGGTGATCGTGGCCGGCGGGGGTGCGGTGGACGCCGCGCACCAGCTCGCCGCGGTCGCCGAACGCCTCGGAGCACCCGTGCTCACGACTCTCAACGGCAAGGCGGTGCTCGACGACCGGCACCCGCTGTCGCTCGGCTCGAACCTGCGCCTCGCCGCCGCACGGGCCGTGGCCGAAGACGCCGACGTGCTGCTCGTGGTCGGCTCGAAGCTGGGCGAGGCGGAGCTCTGGGCCCCACGGCTCGAGGCACGCGGCGCCGTGATCCGCGTCGACATCTCTCCGGCGCAGCGGGACAAGAACCTCGCCGCAACCGTCGGTCTCACAGGCGATGCGGCCGCCGTGACCGACGCCCTGCTGCCGCTGCTTCCCGACGATCCGCGCCCGCCCCGCGACGTGACGGCCGAGCGGGCCGCGATCGAGGCCGAGTCCCGGGAGACGGCTCCGGACGTCGTCGCCCTCGCCGAGATCATCGCCGACGCCCTCCCCGGGGACGCGATCGTCGCCGGCGACTCCTCGCAGATCGTCTACATGGCGCTCGGCAGCGTGCTGCGTCAGGCGCGACCGCACTCCCTCCTCTACACGCCGACCTACGCCACGCTCGGCTATGGCCTCCCCGCCGCGATCGGTGCGGCCGTCGCGCAGACCGAGCGCCCGGTCGTCACCGTCATCGGCGACGGTGCCCTGATGTTCTGCGTGAACGAGCTCGTCACCGCGGTCGAGCAGCACCTCGACGTCACCGTGGTGTGCGTCGACAACGGCGGGTACGCAGAGATCCGCCAGAACGAACTCGACCGCGGGATGGCGCCGATCGGCGTCGACCTCGTACAACCGGACTGGGCCGCCCTCGCGACCGCGTTCGGGGCGACGGGGCGACGGGCGTCGTCGCGCGCCGACATCGCCCCGAGCATCCGTGCGGCCATCGCGGACGGGGGCGTGCAGCTCGTGCACATCCCGCAGCACGCCCTCTGA